From Halichondria panicea chromosome 12, odHalPani1.1, whole genome shotgun sequence, a single genomic window includes:
- the LOC135345195 gene encoding plexin-B1-like isoform X2, protein MLLVTLFALFLLQRAGHSQSFSFQYSANLPGLQVDSTGRTFLAADIYLYRLNAQLLQEERVDLGATVIDKGLALSSTGMLVVCLEDLSCSVYNASNLSAGPIRSVSNAIASADPDFGAAIFTSGDTFYTGASTGAGEKMVLQQFGEGFNRSSNNNPSGTRNALVFGVSDFRRRFYAFGGFVSGGFAYYVVVDYRPATAQAIRLLRVCSMPDCGGPSTCGVTASYELEINCGVQTITEEICVCGVSLVEDFSGISGPTAVITICSDITNSICVVNITAVNEAMDAKYDSCIVSRTVGEKIGIAWRTGSDNCSTLSQPQITVDRCDTPSPVGLLVPNGGIDIIAPVRINFGDSPVLLASVAVKMEQFFFVFVTTDNSRIIGYDVSGSSTLDANSSFYNQPVTSDVYHLSWQEGLDYITAATRDTVYQVPIEECSQHIDCTSCTNDLNPLCGWCVVENKCSRQTQCQNSSFSSRWIQDNANCFTAAIVEPMQFVLDHAILDNELTVTLPYLLHGENISCHLADDKGRFPPIIVPAVGVTPGTVFSCDIEGLVVPDYLGVTAIINLGFQSSLSNEPFNITNQALTIYNCSAGESCKDCLGPNSPCGWCNLNKQCSGTPAPCRNVSHFLQVSGGNDFTAECPLLDTPPSGGYTQPVRVAQDLRLTTRNLIAPTDGFEYYCVVNGVSLTAQYENKSSILCTVGSGQLTLSAGANSSPVVAMVTWAGNNISHLLNNTLQLISVTLYDCRDLASECSECIAVRMGSEFACGWCGGSCEVMQECSNTFITEGDSCPAPVINSFTPMSGPVEGGTAITVIGTDFGGTFAEIQNSTLTLGGVACTALITGYIPWHQFVCETTNFVTGGLKVFSLTIGSRVAIENGGSFTAVNSIVSSVTPTFGPMAGGTEVVVRGTALNVGNQEDTRVSLEINESSYNCNITLSSIESKEIRCRTSAANLTSDALVVVYIDAARVSNPGVVFSYRNNPNVTTVFPSNTISSGGIKLTFTGVNLDVVQQSVLEVYQPMGAPPATTEQHHRSTCSIVDNTTITCSTPNLTTTSLTPLNYALMFDDVPLATHASLPISVQSDPSNFRLEGSQEVTSGTATLIRIVGDNLDSVETSEIKVIVGGEECVKTSSNSRGSEFICTAPLEIPGEENPAIIRVNVGSNIAQVLDQRLTYIVLVVEVPTVEVLEAAVPLEVIIPSVLGGAVVVVCVVLIIFVCFCLNSRRKTVSITMHEQMMELVANRRTQEEILPVDGNTALVKSELVEIAESIPDSFKIPASILKLSSTAIGQGEFGIVYKGVLTDWNKVHMQGVAVKTLKGLFSLSDVQSMVCEVNKMQDFDHPHVMSLIGVCLDAGPGVAIVMPYMANGSLIGYLKRERSSLELDDDCEIDQILVVRKLLLKMCHQIALGMVYLAEQKFVHRDLAARNCMLDSGGGIRVGDFGLAEDVYASGYFRQNDRANVKLPYKWMALESLNDAIFTEKTDVWSYGVTVWEVFNGGRTPYPAVDPLSLIQLLGEGRRLEKPLNAACATEMGM, encoded by the exons ATGTTATTAGTAACTCTCTTTGCCTTGTTTTTACTGCAAAGAGCAGGTCATTCTCAATCATTCTCCTTCCAATATTCTGCCAATCTCCCAGGACTGCAAGTAGACTCCACTGGGAGAACATTCCTTGCAGCAGACATCTACCTGTATAGACTGAATGCTCAGCTACTACAAGAGGAGAGAGTTGATCTAGGAGCTACTGTCATTGACAAAGGACTTGCCCTGAGCTCTACTGGAATGTTGGTGGTGTGTTTAGAGGATCTCTCTTGCTCTGTCTACAATGCAAGCAACCTCAGTGCTGGTCCTATCAGGAGTGTCAGTAATGCTATAGCCTCAGCAGATCCTGACTTTGGAGCAGCCATCTTCACGTCAGGAGACACTTTCTACACTGGAGCATCAACTGGTGCAGGAGAGAAGATGGTACTGCAACAATTTGGAGAGGGGTTCAATAGATCTTCCAACAACAATCCATCAGGCACACGCAATGCGCTGGTTTTTGGGGTTAGTGATTTTAGACGACGATTCTATGCATTCGGTGGTTTTGTGAGTGGTGGATTTGCCTATTATGTTGTCGTCGACTATCGACCTGCTACTGCACAAGCTATAAGACTATTACGTGTTTGCAGCATGCCTGATTGTGGAGGCCCAAGTACCTGTGGAGTGACTGCTTCGTATGAACTGGAAATCAATTGTGGCGTTCAAACGATCACTGAAgagatttgtgtgtgtggagtgtcaTTAGTGGAGGACTTCAGTGGGATATCTGGACCCACTGCTGTGATAACTATTTGCTCTGACATTACTAATTCTATTTGTGTGGTCAATATCACTGCTGTCAATGAAGCTATGGATGCTAAATATGACTCTTGTATTGTGTCACGCACTGTTGGAGAAAAAATTGGCATAGCATGGAGAACAGGCTCAGATAACTGCTCTACCCTGTCTCAGCCTCAG ATAACTGTGGACAGATGTGACACACCCAGTCCAGTTGGCCTTCTCGTCCCAAATGGTGGCATTGACATAATAGCACCAGTTCGTATCAACTTTGGAGACAGCCCTGTACTCCTTGCTTCAGTGGCTGTGAAGATGGAGCAGTTTTTCTTTGTATTTGTGACAACTGATAATTCTAGGATAATAGGA TATGATGTCAGTGGTTCATCTACCCTGGATGCTAATAGCTCATTCTACAATCAGCCAGTGACCTCTGATGTATATCATTTGTCATGGCAGGAGGGACTGGACTACATCACAGCAGCCACTAGAGACACT GTGTACCAAGTACCCATAGAGGAGTGTTCCCAGCATATAGATTGTACCAGTTGTACCAATGATCTCAACCcgctgtgtgggtggtgtgtggtggaAAACAAGTGCTCTCGTCAGACGCAGTGTCAGAACTCCAGTTTCTCCAGTAGATGGATACAGGACAATGCCAACTGTTTTACTGCTGCAATTGTGGAGCCAATGCAATTTGTGCTTGACCATGCGATTCTTGATAATGAG CTCACGGTAACCCTGCCTTACCTCCTGCATGGAGAGAACATCTCCTGTCATCTGGCAGACGATAAAGGACGTTTCCCACCCATCATAGTACCAGCTGTTGGGGTCACCCCAGGAACAGTGTTTAGTTGTGATATTGAAGGACTCGTGGTACCTGACTACCTTGGAGTGACTGCAATCATCAACCTGGGCTTTCAGAGCTCTCTGTCCAATGAGCCATTTAACATTACCAACCAAGCACTCACCATCTACAATTGCTCAGCAGGAGAAAG CTGTAAGGATTGCCTCGGGCCCAACAGTCCGTGTGGATGGTGTAACCTCAACAAGCAGTGCAGTGGAACACCAGCTCCTTGCAGGAATGTATCTCACTTCCTACAG gtgtctGGAGGCAATGATTTCACTGCTGAGTGCCCCCTATTGGACACACCCCCCTCTGGTGGGTACACTCAACCAGTGAGGGTGGCCCAGGACCTTCGACTGACCACCAGAAACCTCATTGCTCCC ACGGATGGCTTTGAGTACTATTGTGTTGTGAATGGAGTTAGTCTGACAGCTCAGTATGAGAACAAAAGCTCCatcctgtgtacagtgggcAGTGGACAA CTGACACTTTCTGCTGGAGCCAATAGTTCCCCTGTGGTTGCCATGGTAACCTGGGCGGGAAATAATATCAGCCACCTACTGAACAACACTCTGCAACTAATTTCAG tgaCGCTGTATGATTGTCGTGATTTGGCTAGTGAATGTTCGGAATGTATTGCAGTCAGAATGGGGTCAGAGTTCgcatgtgggtggtgtgggggtaGTTGTGAGGTTATGCAAGAGTGCTCCAATACTTTCATTACTGAGGGGGACAGTTGTCCTGCCCCTGTCATCAACTCATTCACTCCAATGTCGG GACCAGTTGAGGGTGGTACAGCAATCACTGTGATTGGTACTGACTTCGGAGGAACTTTTGCCGAGATTCAGAACTCCACCCTTACATTAGGAGGCGTGGCCTGCACTGCCCTCATCACTGGTTACATACCATGGCACCAGTTTGTCTGTGAGACCACCAATTTTGTAACTGGAGGGTTAAAAGTCTTCTCTCTAACCATTGGCTCTAGAGTAGCCATTGAAAACGGTGGCTCCTTCACTGCAGTGAATTCTATTGTCAGCAGTGTGACTCCGACCTTTGGACCCATGGCCGGGGGAACCGAAGTGGTTGTGAGGGGGACTGCACTGAACGTGGGTAACCAGGAGGATACTAGAGTCTCTTTGGAGATCAATGAGTCAAGCTACAACTGCAACATAACATTGTC ATCTATCGAGTCTAAAGAGATTCGGTGCAGAACCTCAGCAGCAAACCTCACCTCCGATGCTTTAGTGGTGGTGTACATTGATGCTGCCAGAGTCAGCAATCCAGGAGTGGTCTTCAGTTATCGTAACAACCCCAACGTGACTACCGTGTTTCCTAGCAACACTATTTCTAGCGGAGGCATCAAACTGACCTTTACTGGAGTGAACTTGGACGTGGTACAACAGTCTGTGTTGGAGGTCTACCAGCCGATGGGGGCTCCTCCAGCAACTACCGAACAACACCAT AGGAGCACCTGCAGTATTGTGGACAATACCACCATCACATGCTCAACTCCTAATCTAACAACAACCTCACTGACCCCATTGAACTATGCCCTGATGTTTGATGATGTCCCACTCGCCACACACGCAAGCCTTCCCAtcagcgtccaatcagatcccTCCAATTTTCGGCTGGAGGGTTCGCAAGAGGTCACCAGTGGTACAGCGACTCTCATACGCATTGTG GGTGATAATCTCGACTCAGTGGAGACCAGTGAGATAAAAGTGATCGTGGGAGGGGAGGAATGTGTCAAGACATCCAGTAATTCAAGAGGGAGCGAATTTATCTGTACCGCCCCCTTGGAGATCCCAGGAGAGGAAAACCCGGCTATTATACGA GTGAACGTTGGGAGCAACATCGCTCAAGTATTGGACCAGCGACTGACCTACATAGTTCTTGTGGTGGAGGTTCCTACGGTGGAGGTTCTTGAAGCGGCAGTTCCCCTGGAGGTCATCATCCCGAGTGTTTTGGGGGGGGCTGTAgtggtagtgtgtgtagtaCTGATcatttttgtctgtttttgtctGAACTCACGAAGGAAGACCGTGTCCATCACTATGCATGAACAGATGATGGAGCTCGTGGCTAATAG GAGAACACAGGAGGAAATATTACCTGTGGATGGCAATACTGCACTCGTTA aatcaGAACTTGTTGAGATTGCCGAGTCCATCCCAGATTCATTCAAAATACCAGCCTCCATATTGAAGCTCTCCAGTACTGCAATAGGACAAG GTGAATTTGGCATTGTGTACAAGGGCGTTCTGACAGACTGGAACAAAGTACATATGCAGGGGGTGGCCGTGAAGACACTAAAAG GTCTGTTCTCGTTGTCGGATGTTCAGAGcatggtgtgtgaggtgaaCAAGATGCAGGACTTTGACCATCCTCATGTCATGTCCCTGATTGGGGTGTGTCTTGATGCTGGCCCCGGTGTTGCCATAGTGATGCCATATATGGCCAACGGCAGCCTCATTGGATATCTCAAGAGAGAGAGGAGCAGCCTTGAGTTGGACGATGACTGTGAGATTGATCAG ATTCTTGTTGTTAGGAAGCTGCTACTAAAGATGTGTCATCAGATAGCACTGGGAATGGTCTACTTGGCCGAGCAGAAGTTTGTCCATCGTGATCTTGCAGccagaaactgcat GCTGGACTCGGGAGGAGGTATCAGGGTGGGGGACTTTGGTCTGGCTGAGGACGTCTATGCTAGTGGTTACTTCAGACAGAACGACCGAGCCAATGTGAAGCTGCCCTACAAATGGATGGCATTGGAGAGTCTCAACGATGCTATCTTCACAGAGAAAACTGATGTG TGGTCGTatggtgtgactgtgtgggaggtcTTCAATGGAGGACGGACTCCATACCCTGCCGTGGACCCACTGTCCCTCATCCAGCTGCTGGGAGAGGGACGAAGACTAGAGAAACCTCTCAATGCAGCCTGTGCCACCGAGAT GGGCATGTAG
- the LOC135345195 gene encoding plexin-A2-like isoform X1 produces the protein MLLVTLFALFLLQRAGHSQSFSFQYSANLPGLQVDSTGRTFLAADIYLYRLNAQLLQEERVDLGATVIDKGLALSSTGMLVVCLEDLSCSVYNASNLSAGPIRSVSNAIASADPDFGAAIFTSGDTFYTGASTGAGEKMVLQQFGEGFNRSSNNNPSGTRNALVFGVSDFRRRFYAFGGFVSGGFAYYVVVDYRPATAQAIRLLRVCSMPDCGGPSTCGVTASYELEINCGVQTITEEICVCGVSLVEDFSGISGPTAVITICSDITNSICVVNITAVNEAMDAKYDSCIVSRTVGEKIGIAWRTGSDNCSTLSQPQITVDRCDTPSPVGLLVPNGGIDIIAPVRINFGDSPVLLASVAVKMEQFFFVFVTTDNSRIIGYDVSGSSTLDANSSFYNQPVTSDVYHLSWQEGLDYITAATRDTVYQVPIEECSQHIDCTSCTNDLNPLCGWCVVENKCSRQTQCQNSSFSSRWIQDNANCFTAAIVEPMQFVLDHAILDNELTVTLPYLLHGENISCHLADDKGRFPPIIVPAVGVTPGTVFSCDIEGLVVPDYLGVTAIINLGFQSSLSNEPFNITNQALTIYNCSAGESCKDCLGPNSPCGWCNLNKQCSGTPAPCRNVSHFLQVSGGNDFTAECPLLDTPPSGGYTQPVRVAQDLRLTTRNLIAPTDGFEYYCVVNGVSLTAQYENKSSILCTVGSGQLTLSAGANSSPVVAMVTWAGNNISHLLNNTLQLISVTLYDCRDLASECSECIAVRMGSEFACGWCGGSCEVMQECSNTFITEGDSCPAPVINSFTPMSGPVEGGTAITVIGTDFGGTFAEIQNSTLTLGGVACTALITGYIPWHQFVCETTNFVTGGLKVFSLTIGSRVAIENGGSFTAVNSIVSSVTPTFGPMAGGTEVVVRGTALNVGNQEDTRVSLEINESSYNCNITLSSIESKEIRCRTSAANLTSDALVVVYIDAARVSNPGVVFSYRNNPNVTTVFPSNTISSGGIKLTFTGVNLDVVQQSVLEVYQPMGAPPATTEQHHRSTCSIVDNTTITCSTPNLTTTSLTPLNYALMFDDVPLATHASLPISVQSDPSNFRLEGSQEVTSGTATLIRIVGDNLDSVETSEIKVIVGGEECVKTSSNSRGSEFICTAPLEIPGEENPAIIRVNVGSNIAQVLDQRLTYIVLVVEVPTVEVLEAAVPLEVIIPSVLGGAVVVVCVVLIIFVCFCLNSRRKTVSITMHEQMMELVANRRTQEEILPVDGNTALVKSELVEIAESIPDSFKIPASILKLSSTAIGQGEFGIVYKGVLTDWNKVHMQGVAVKTLKGLFSLSDVQSMVCEVNKMQDFDHPHVMSLIGVCLDAGPGVAIVMPYMANGSLIGYLKRERSSLELDDDCEIDQILVVRKLLLKMCHQIALGMVYLAEQKFVHRDLAARNCMLDSGGGIRVGDFGLAEDVYASGYFRQNDRANVKLPYKWMALESLNDAIFTEKTDVWSYGVTVWEVFNGGRTPYPAVDPLSLIQLLGEGRRLEKPLNAACATEISKLMRQCWREDPEERPTFSQLSAIVERLLTSISDYTELSMVLLDTSQEKEQLKYDNVPTPTEDAHRYVDAPPGYPRAFKNRVYEEVTATGSYKLATIG, from the exons ATGTTATTAGTAACTCTCTTTGCCTTGTTTTTACTGCAAAGAGCAGGTCATTCTCAATCATTCTCCTTCCAATATTCTGCCAATCTCCCAGGACTGCAAGTAGACTCCACTGGGAGAACATTCCTTGCAGCAGACATCTACCTGTATAGACTGAATGCTCAGCTACTACAAGAGGAGAGAGTTGATCTAGGAGCTACTGTCATTGACAAAGGACTTGCCCTGAGCTCTACTGGAATGTTGGTGGTGTGTTTAGAGGATCTCTCTTGCTCTGTCTACAATGCAAGCAACCTCAGTGCTGGTCCTATCAGGAGTGTCAGTAATGCTATAGCCTCAGCAGATCCTGACTTTGGAGCAGCCATCTTCACGTCAGGAGACACTTTCTACACTGGAGCATCAACTGGTGCAGGAGAGAAGATGGTACTGCAACAATTTGGAGAGGGGTTCAATAGATCTTCCAACAACAATCCATCAGGCACACGCAATGCGCTGGTTTTTGGGGTTAGTGATTTTAGACGACGATTCTATGCATTCGGTGGTTTTGTGAGTGGTGGATTTGCCTATTATGTTGTCGTCGACTATCGACCTGCTACTGCACAAGCTATAAGACTATTACGTGTTTGCAGCATGCCTGATTGTGGAGGCCCAAGTACCTGTGGAGTGACTGCTTCGTATGAACTGGAAATCAATTGTGGCGTTCAAACGATCACTGAAgagatttgtgtgtgtggagtgtcaTTAGTGGAGGACTTCAGTGGGATATCTGGACCCACTGCTGTGATAACTATTTGCTCTGACATTACTAATTCTATTTGTGTGGTCAATATCACTGCTGTCAATGAAGCTATGGATGCTAAATATGACTCTTGTATTGTGTCACGCACTGTTGGAGAAAAAATTGGCATAGCATGGAGAACAGGCTCAGATAACTGCTCTACCCTGTCTCAGCCTCAG ATAACTGTGGACAGATGTGACACACCCAGTCCAGTTGGCCTTCTCGTCCCAAATGGTGGCATTGACATAATAGCACCAGTTCGTATCAACTTTGGAGACAGCCCTGTACTCCTTGCTTCAGTGGCTGTGAAGATGGAGCAGTTTTTCTTTGTATTTGTGACAACTGATAATTCTAGGATAATAGGA TATGATGTCAGTGGTTCATCTACCCTGGATGCTAATAGCTCATTCTACAATCAGCCAGTGACCTCTGATGTATATCATTTGTCATGGCAGGAGGGACTGGACTACATCACAGCAGCCACTAGAGACACT GTGTACCAAGTACCCATAGAGGAGTGTTCCCAGCATATAGATTGTACCAGTTGTACCAATGATCTCAACCcgctgtgtgggtggtgtgtggtggaAAACAAGTGCTCTCGTCAGACGCAGTGTCAGAACTCCAGTTTCTCCAGTAGATGGATACAGGACAATGCCAACTGTTTTACTGCTGCAATTGTGGAGCCAATGCAATTTGTGCTTGACCATGCGATTCTTGATAATGAG CTCACGGTAACCCTGCCTTACCTCCTGCATGGAGAGAACATCTCCTGTCATCTGGCAGACGATAAAGGACGTTTCCCACCCATCATAGTACCAGCTGTTGGGGTCACCCCAGGAACAGTGTTTAGTTGTGATATTGAAGGACTCGTGGTACCTGACTACCTTGGAGTGACTGCAATCATCAACCTGGGCTTTCAGAGCTCTCTGTCCAATGAGCCATTTAACATTACCAACCAAGCACTCACCATCTACAATTGCTCAGCAGGAGAAAG CTGTAAGGATTGCCTCGGGCCCAACAGTCCGTGTGGATGGTGTAACCTCAACAAGCAGTGCAGTGGAACACCAGCTCCTTGCAGGAATGTATCTCACTTCCTACAG gtgtctGGAGGCAATGATTTCACTGCTGAGTGCCCCCTATTGGACACACCCCCCTCTGGTGGGTACACTCAACCAGTGAGGGTGGCCCAGGACCTTCGACTGACCACCAGAAACCTCATTGCTCCC ACGGATGGCTTTGAGTACTATTGTGTTGTGAATGGAGTTAGTCTGACAGCTCAGTATGAGAACAAAAGCTCCatcctgtgtacagtgggcAGTGGACAA CTGACACTTTCTGCTGGAGCCAATAGTTCCCCTGTGGTTGCCATGGTAACCTGGGCGGGAAATAATATCAGCCACCTACTGAACAACACTCTGCAACTAATTTCAG tgaCGCTGTATGATTGTCGTGATTTGGCTAGTGAATGTTCGGAATGTATTGCAGTCAGAATGGGGTCAGAGTTCgcatgtgggtggtgtgggggtaGTTGTGAGGTTATGCAAGAGTGCTCCAATACTTTCATTACTGAGGGGGACAGTTGTCCTGCCCCTGTCATCAACTCATTCACTCCAATGTCGG GACCAGTTGAGGGTGGTACAGCAATCACTGTGATTGGTACTGACTTCGGAGGAACTTTTGCCGAGATTCAGAACTCCACCCTTACATTAGGAGGCGTGGCCTGCACTGCCCTCATCACTGGTTACATACCATGGCACCAGTTTGTCTGTGAGACCACCAATTTTGTAACTGGAGGGTTAAAAGTCTTCTCTCTAACCATTGGCTCTAGAGTAGCCATTGAAAACGGTGGCTCCTTCACTGCAGTGAATTCTATTGTCAGCAGTGTGACTCCGACCTTTGGACCCATGGCCGGGGGAACCGAAGTGGTTGTGAGGGGGACTGCACTGAACGTGGGTAACCAGGAGGATACTAGAGTCTCTTTGGAGATCAATGAGTCAAGCTACAACTGCAACATAACATTGTC ATCTATCGAGTCTAAAGAGATTCGGTGCAGAACCTCAGCAGCAAACCTCACCTCCGATGCTTTAGTGGTGGTGTACATTGATGCTGCCAGAGTCAGCAATCCAGGAGTGGTCTTCAGTTATCGTAACAACCCCAACGTGACTACCGTGTTTCCTAGCAACACTATTTCTAGCGGAGGCATCAAACTGACCTTTACTGGAGTGAACTTGGACGTGGTACAACAGTCTGTGTTGGAGGTCTACCAGCCGATGGGGGCTCCTCCAGCAACTACCGAACAACACCAT AGGAGCACCTGCAGTATTGTGGACAATACCACCATCACATGCTCAACTCCTAATCTAACAACAACCTCACTGACCCCATTGAACTATGCCCTGATGTTTGATGATGTCCCACTCGCCACACACGCAAGCCTTCCCAtcagcgtccaatcagatcccTCCAATTTTCGGCTGGAGGGTTCGCAAGAGGTCACCAGTGGTACAGCGACTCTCATACGCATTGTG GGTGATAATCTCGACTCAGTGGAGACCAGTGAGATAAAAGTGATCGTGGGAGGGGAGGAATGTGTCAAGACATCCAGTAATTCAAGAGGGAGCGAATTTATCTGTACCGCCCCCTTGGAGATCCCAGGAGAGGAAAACCCGGCTATTATACGA GTGAACGTTGGGAGCAACATCGCTCAAGTATTGGACCAGCGACTGACCTACATAGTTCTTGTGGTGGAGGTTCCTACGGTGGAGGTTCTTGAAGCGGCAGTTCCCCTGGAGGTCATCATCCCGAGTGTTTTGGGGGGGGCTGTAgtggtagtgtgtgtagtaCTGATcatttttgtctgtttttgtctGAACTCACGAAGGAAGACCGTGTCCATCACTATGCATGAACAGATGATGGAGCTCGTGGCTAATAG GAGAACACAGGAGGAAATATTACCTGTGGATGGCAATACTGCACTCGTTA aatcaGAACTTGTTGAGATTGCCGAGTCCATCCCAGATTCATTCAAAATACCAGCCTCCATATTGAAGCTCTCCAGTACTGCAATAGGACAAG GTGAATTTGGCATTGTGTACAAGGGCGTTCTGACAGACTGGAACAAAGTACATATGCAGGGGGTGGCCGTGAAGACACTAAAAG GTCTGTTCTCGTTGTCGGATGTTCAGAGcatggtgtgtgaggtgaaCAAGATGCAGGACTTTGACCATCCTCATGTCATGTCCCTGATTGGGGTGTGTCTTGATGCTGGCCCCGGTGTTGCCATAGTGATGCCATATATGGCCAACGGCAGCCTCATTGGATATCTCAAGAGAGAGAGGAGCAGCCTTGAGTTGGACGATGACTGTGAGATTGATCAG ATTCTTGTTGTTAGGAAGCTGCTACTAAAGATGTGTCATCAGATAGCACTGGGAATGGTCTACTTGGCCGAGCAGAAGTTTGTCCATCGTGATCTTGCAGccagaaactgcat GCTGGACTCGGGAGGAGGTATCAGGGTGGGGGACTTTGGTCTGGCTGAGGACGTCTATGCTAGTGGTTACTTCAGACAGAACGACCGAGCCAATGTGAAGCTGCCCTACAAATGGATGGCATTGGAGAGTCTCAACGATGCTATCTTCACAGAGAAAACTGATGTG TGGTCGTatggtgtgactgtgtgggaggtcTTCAATGGAGGACGGACTCCATACCCTGCCGTGGACCCACTGTCCCTCATCCAGCTGCTGGGAGAGGGACGAAGACTAGAGAAACCTCTCAATGCAGCCTGTGCCACCGAGAT TTCTAAACTGATGCGTCAGTGTTGGAGGGAGGACCCAGAGGAGAGACCAACCTTCTCACAACTGTCCGCCATTGTGGAGAGGCTACTGACATCCATTTCTGACTACACTGAACTCAGTATGGTACTACTGGACACCAGTCAAGAGAAGGAGCAGCTCA AGTATGACAATGTACCCACACCCACTGAAGACGCTCATCGCTATGTCGACGCTCCACCTGGTTACCCTCGAGCATTCAAGAACAGAGTGTACGAAGAAGTTACTGCAACAGGCAGTTATAAATTAGCCACTATAGGTTAA